GGGGTTACCGCAGTGAAGAAGAACAGCCGTTTTCTTGGAAGCAGCGGCGACAGCCCTGATCATGGCGACTTGGTTGGCAGGAAGGGTaatctcttcaagatcaaaaCCCTCAGACTCGTACTGTTCACTGCGACCGGCGTGGATGATTGTGATATCAGATGACTTTGCAACTTCGACTGCGTCGGATATAGCTTGCTCTTCGGAGTATTCCTCTTCGAAGGCCATGGTGAGACCATATGGGGTAGGTTCGCCAACAACAGGCTCTCTCGATTGCATGGTGACAGAGATGTGGTATGACTTTCCTGCTTCCATCTGCAGCTCGACTCGCGACTCAAGCTTGAtcaagttgaagaggaaCTGCTCGGTTGTGATATCCGGCGCATCGCCCTTGAACACAGAGACGccgtcaacctcaagattGAACGACCCTGAGTGACGAAGCGCGAGGGTGTGTGTTCCAGTAGTCGTAGGAACCAGGTTAGTAGTCATCTTCACACGAGAGCCAGGTGTCTTCAGCCCCGGCTTTCCCTGGGCCATCAGATTGATAGCAGCATCTTGCAAAGTCTCGGTGAGAACGGGCTCATCTTCACCAGCGTTGTAATAAGCCACCTCAAcgcccttcttgcccttgtccgTCGTGGCGATATCAACAGGTACGGTCGGAATAATACGGCGCATGCGAACACCACTTGAATATGAGACTATATTCTCATCCGGTAGTGCTTCCCGTAAAAGGTCGAGCGGAACTTGGCGATACTGAGGGTTGCATGATGCACTGCCACCACCGGTGAAAACAGCCTTTTTAGCATACTCACCAACAACTCCGATCCTCAGACCACTGGATGCTGGCAGTGGAAGTGTCTGTTTCTCATTCTTCAGAAGAACGATACCTTCTTGAGCGAGTTGACGAGCGATGTCATTGGTCTCCTTGATGATTTCTGATTTCTCCGGTCCCTCACTCTGCGCTGCTTGCGTGCGGTTTCGTAGGTCGAGAAGCCGTGTCACGCTAGCGTTGATCACCTCTTCGCTGATTTCACCAGAACCTACAGCCTTGATGAGTCTCTCGCCTCTAAAGACAGGAACGGGCATCTCAACGTCGACGCCAGCCTTCATGGAAGCTACGGTGGAGCGAGTGCCGAACCAGTCTGACATGACGATGCCTTTGTAGCCCCATTCCTTTCGAAGAATGTCCTCAATAAGAGTTTTGCTGTCGCAGCAAAACGATCCATCGACCTTGTTGTATCTTCCcgagatattagtaaagatCAGAACAAGATGTGGGATACTCACGCTGTCATGATTCCAGTAGGAtttgacttcttcaagaGAAATGACCAAGCAGCGAGATAAATCTCTCTCAATGCTCTTCCATTTGGCGACTCATCGACATTGTAATACCGCCTTTGAGTCTCAGAATCATTGCATACGAAATGCTTCGCACAAGCTCCATAGCCTTTACTCTGAATACCATTCACAATAGCCGCAGCCATGTATCCCGAGAGTAGTGGATCCTCACTGAAGCACTCAAAGTTGCGTCCGGCGCGAGGATCTCTCTGGATATTGATAGTCGGCCCAAGGATCATTTGCGCATGTTTGATCTTTGCCTGGCGAGTGAGCTCAGcgcccatcttctccaagagctCGGTGTTCCATGTTGAGGCTATGCAGGCTGTGTTGGGGAAGCATGCTGTTGTGAGTGTACTGTTGAATTCACTGGGCCGTATTCCGTTGATTGAATCAGCCGTCTAGCAAGTGTGTTAGTATCCGTCACGGGAGAGTGAAGTCTGTGACACACCTTGAATGGCGCAATGACCTTCTCAGGGATGCCTGCGATTGAGACAAAGTCATCTGGCGTACCGGACAGTAGCCTGACCTTTTCTTGTAGAGATAAAGTCTTGAGCGTAGCGTGAATATCCATTTTCACAAGACCAACGTGATCTGTGTCTACTGTGTGTGCCCTTGCACAATCTGGTGCTGGAAATATGTATATAAGGTAGCCCATCGCAGGTAGACTAGCACCCATACCGCTCTAAGAAGCCGAGTCTAGGCGTGTCCCACAGCAGCGTTGTGGCTCCCCGGGTTTTCCGGACTGCCGCATCCACAACATTATCATCAATTAAGTGGATTCGGATATCAAGAGCTTGTTGTCCTCACCACGTAATTCGTGCGCTTGCCGAGGCGCATTGGCGGATACTCATGGCTTCATGAGAATTGCTTATGAATGATGATTGTCGAAATTATGCAGTTGAATGTGTACCGAGGTCTGGAGACAGTGAACGCCGAGTCGGCCAAGATGCTACAGTGGTTGGCGAATTAGGTGGGATCAGCATGAAAAGCCGGTAGAAACATGTATCATTTCTATTACACTACTATAAACCGCAATTCGACAGCTTTACAGATATCTCTGTTCCAGAACCCTGAATAACGCCGTCATTCTCCAAAATCCAGCCCTTCGGAGCCTTGACTACGGCAGTACTACCACGAGGTACCAATAGCTTAATGCTACCTTGTCCCTGCTTCTCGTCTATATTTACTACCACTAAAAAAGACCCCTGAGGAGTTTCGAGTGAGTATGCCACCTCTTCCAAATCTGCAAGCACAGGCTCGACGCCAATCCTCTTCCAGCCCGCCTCAAGAGGATAAACTCCAGCAAGATATCTTGGTAGCAAAAAGACCGGCCATGAGGACCATCCATGAGCCAGCGATACGTCATGATTGAAAGGCGAACCGTCTGTTCTCATGGCTTCCCAGTGAGCGCCAGAGTAGTTCGGATTACCCTGGTCCGCCATGACGCCCCATACCTGAGATAACAACTCTCTTGCCTTGGTGCCCTCGTTCTTGACGAAGAGAGCTTCGAGTGCAAAGCCAGATGCGTAGGGACTGGCAAGTCCAAACTTGTCCCATTTCCCGAGACCTCGGAATGTAGCGGGCAAAGATCTACTGGCAGGGAATATGCCCTCTACCAACTCTGGATGGTCTGGTGATACACCTAGAGTCGCGGCGTATGCGTTGACATCTTGGAAGACGCCATTGTTATCTAGAGATAGAGCAGGCCGCATGGTACCTCGCTCATCATTCCAAAGCATACGGATCAAGGCCTCCTTCAAATTGGCTGCTTGAGAGGAATATTGGAACGTAGCCTCACTGCCCCTAGACATTGATGCTATGGCGTTAAGGGCATCCAAATATGCAAGGTTCAGACCGGCTGAAACACCGAAAACAGGCCCGCCCATAGGAAACCATGTCACTGTTCACTATCAGTACATAACAAAGTTAATAGTTGAAATAACATACTCGAGAGATACGGCGATGCTTGTACCAATCCATCAGAGTTCAAGAAACCCTTTGTAAACTCCATCTGTCGTTCAAGCTGGTGGTATGACTTCTCCACGAGGGACCAATCGCCTGAGTGCAGCCAATAGTCCTTGATTGAGACGACCAGGAGCAGTGCATATGTCATACTGTAGTGGCCGTAGTGCGGGGGGTCGTCTGCGCCATCGTGCTCTGGAGCCTGGATGGGACACAGGTTACCAAGATACCCTTCCTTATTCTGATGACTGAGCAGAAGCTGAATGGTGCCTTTCCAGGCCTCAAAGTCAGCAGTGGAGTATGCGATTGACCGGCCGGTGACGAAggcatcaccaccaaaggaAGCTCTGTCTCGCTTGGCGCCGTCAATGATACATGCGAGCTTGTTTGTTCCGACCTGAAAGTCGTCGAACGTACGGCTAGCATCAGGCTGCAACATCGAGTTGTCATAGAGAATCTGTCCATCGTTATCTGCGACTGATAGATCTCGGTAGAGTGCAATCCAGCCAGGTGGTCCACCAAACGCCACAGAACCGGTGTTGACAAGCCCGTTTCCAAGCATCGCCTTCACGTAGATATCCCTGATAGTAGCAATTTTATGTCCTTCAATAGTGACTGCAACGCGATCTTCCACTGCAAGCGTCTCGATGTTCAACCAGCCAGAAAGGTCGATGCTCTCAGGAAGCTGCCATGACCCTCTTTCAATTGAAGGCAGGATAGATGATTTGTTCGACAAACCCTCGACAGCAGTCAACGTTCTGCTCCTTCTATCCAAGCAGAATATCAGACCGTTCGTGATCATACGAACAGCCCAACTCGCACCATGTTCCTCAACCTTTGCCTGGAACGTGACTTTATAGTCCCTCCATCTCGTTCCCTGTCGACAAGGAGCCCAGTGGCTTCCGTAAACACGAGTACCCTCAGCAGTAACATCCCAGACCGGAACCGTCTCTTCACGGGCAACGGTGCATAGGTCAACAGTCCGAACACCGTCATTCCAAATACGATTGATGGTCTCATCGGAGCAGTGGAAGTTGGCTTTTACTGGAGCATCTGGACGCACGGCTTGGAAGCCGACCTTGGAGAACGCGATGCTCGTGTTTGGGTCGAGTAAGGTTATCCTTTGGTACCTTTGGGAGGCTTGATTGAATCGAGGCTTCACACTTTGAGTATCGTTAGTGACTGTGGCATGGTGCCGGCAGACTCGGTAGCTGTCCATCGCGTTGGAGAATAAGAAGAATGGGCCATCGCCTGTAATAATCAGCATTGGCACACCAGTGAACACTTAGCGGAAGTAACTGTACCATTCTCGCTGCCCATTCCCTCTATGGTCTCACTGTAAGTGACCTGGAACGCGACTTGTTT
This genomic stretch from Fusarium fujikuroi IMI 58289 draft genome, chromosome FFUJ_chr09 harbors:
- a CDS encoding related to beta-glucosidase, whose amino-acid sequence is MDIHATLKTLSLQEKVRLLSGTPDDFVSIAGIPEKVIAPFKTADSINGIRPSEFNSTLTTACFPNTACIASTWNTELLEKMGAELTRQAKIKHAQMILGPTINIQRDPRAGRNFECFSEDPLLSGYMAAAIVNGIQSKGYGACAKHFVCNDSETQRRYYNVDESPNGRALREIYLAAWSFLLKKYNKVDGSFCCDSKTLIEDILRKEWGYKGIVMSDWFGTRSTVASMKAGVDVEMPVPVFRGERLIKAVGSGEISEEVINASVTRLLDLRNRTQAAQSEGPEKSEIIKETNDIARQLAQEGIVLLKNEKQTLPLPASSGLRIGVVGEYAKKAVFTGGGSASCNPQYRQVPLDLLREALPDENIVSYSSGVRMRRIIPTVPVDIATTDKGKKGVEVAYYNAGEDEPVLTETLQDAAINLMAQGKPGLKTPGSRVKMTTNLVPTTTGTHTLALRHSGSFNLEVDGVSVFKGDAPDITTEQFLFNLIKLESRVELQMEAGKSYHISVTMQSREPVVGEPTPYGLTMAFEEEYSEEQAISDAVEVAKSSDITIIHAGRSEQYESEGFDLEEITLPANQVAMIRAVAAASKKTAVLLHCGNPIYISSFVDDVDAIVNMHFPGQEGPQAMVDILTGKVNPSGRLTATWFKTLEDWPSFGNFPAQKYEAGDFTIKYAEGLEIGYRARVSENRVQFPFGHGLSYTSFSYDSLQAKLDASSTPSTLTVSVNVSNTGSLSGKEVVQVYISAPKNGAHWRPTRELKGFTKVQLSPGETKEVSMQIEVDTFNSHWSEDSHAWVEDKGEYGVEVGDQRVTVVI
- a CDS encoding related to alpha-L-rhamnosidase A, whose translation is MENSRETRNAPKFVTPKRILRTSGNVTSQNEISSFSLSNDDSEDKAEVILDYGRCEGGFPIFTIESASAPERQKQVAFQVTYSETIEGMGSENGDGPFFLFSNAMDSYRVCRHHATVTNDTQSVKPRFNQASQRYQRITLLDPNTSIAFSKVGFQAVRPDAPVKANFHCSDETINRIWNDGVRTVDLCTVAREETVPVWDVTAEGTRVYGSHWAPCRQGTRWRDYKVTFQAKVEEHGASWAVRMITNGLIFCLDRRSRTLTAVEGLSNKSSILPSIERGSWQLPESIDLSGWLNIETLAVEDRVAVTIEGHKIATIRDIYVKAMLGNGLVNTGSVAFGGPPGWIALYRDLSVADNDGQILYDNSMLQPDASRTFDDFQVGTNKLACIIDGAKRDRASFGGDAFVTGRSIAYSTADFEAWKGTIQLLLSHQNKEGYLGNLCPIQAPEHDGADDPPHYGHYSMTYALLLVVSIKDYWLHSGDWSLVEKSYHQLERQMEFTKGFLNSDGLVQASPYLSMTWFPMGGPVFGVSAGLNLAYLDALNAIASMSRGSEATFQYSSQAANLKEALIRMLWNDERGTMRPALSLDNNGVFQDVNAYAATLGVSPDHPELVEGIFPASRSLPATFRGLGKWDKFGLASPYASGFALEALFVKNEGTKARELLSQVWGVMADQGNPNYSGAHWEAMRTDGSPFNHDVSLAHGWSSWPVFLLPRYLAGVYPLEAGWKRIGVEPVLADLEEVAYSLETPQGSFLVVVNIDEKQGQGSIKLLVPRGSTAVVKAPKGWILENDGVIQGSGTEISVKLSNCGL